The nucleotide sequence GATCGGCCGCGGGCGAGGCCCACGACAGCCGACACCAGGAACAGCACGATGGCGATGAAGAAGATGATCTTGGCGATCTCGATGGACGCACCGGCGATGCCGCCGAAGCCGAGGATGCCGGCGATCAATGCGATAACCAGGAAGGTGACGACCCAGCCTAACATGACACGACCTCTGTCTCTCGATTGCGGTTCAAAGCGACGCGGAGCTTGCGCCGTTGCCAGGACAATCGGGGCCGGGAACAAAGGTTCCGGGCGCTTCCGCAGGTAAAAATTCGCGAGTCGCCGGAACAAAGTTGGCGTAAACAGGCGCTCAGTCGCAGGCGCTGCCGCGATTTAGGGCTGTAAAACGTGCCGAGCGGCCCCATATCAGCGATAATCCCTGCTATGAGGGCTCCTTCCTGCAGACCCCTTGATGTCGTCGTATGATGCCGTCAAAGGGACGAGACTGATTCGCTGATGACCGAGCCCAACCGCGTGAGCCGTTTTCCTGCGCCTGACCACCAGCCCGCTCCGGGCGGCATCGCTGCGCGCGCCCGTGCCGCCGCGAGCGGCGGCGCGCGTTATCTCGCGGGCCTCAATCCGGAGCAGCGCGAAGCTGTCGAGACGCTGGATGGTCCGGTGCTGGTGCTGGCCGGCGCGGGCACCGGCAAGACCCGCGTGCTGACGACGCGCATCGCGCACATCCTGAGCATGGGGCGGGCGCGTCCGAGCGAGATTCTGTCGGTGACCTTCACCAACAAGGCCGCGCGCGAGATGAAGACGCGGTTGGCCGAGATGCTCGGCCAGGCCGTCGAAGGCATGCCGTGGCTCGGCACCTTCCACTCGATCTCCGGGCGCATTTTGCGCAGCCATGCCGAGCTGGTGCAGCTCAAATCCAACTTCACCGTGCTCGATGTCGACGACCAGATCCGGCTGCTCAAACAGCTGCTGCAGGCCGAGAACATCGACGACAAGCGCTGGCCGGCGCGCATGCTGGCGGGGCTGATCGACGGCTGGAAGAACCGCGGCCTGGCGCCGTCGCAGGTGCCCTCCGGCGAAGCCGCCGTGTTCGGCAACGGCAAGGGCGGCAAGCTCTATGCGAGCTATCAGGAGCGGCTGAAGATCCTCAACGCCGCCGATTTCGGCGACCTGCTGCTCGAGAGCATCCGGCTGTTTCGCGAGAACCCGGACGTGCTGCGGCAGTATCAGAGCCGCTTCAAGTTCATTCTGGTCGACGAGTATCAGGACACCAACGTCGCGCAATATCTGTGGCTGCGGCTGCTGTCGCAGGCGCCCTCTGGCTCGTCATTGCCGGGCTCGACCCGGCAATCCATCACGTCTTCGGAAGAAGATGGATCACCGGGTCTCGACGCTGCGCGTCGGCCCGGTGATGACGACCGGAGCGTTACTGTCTCGGGCGCTCCCCCCAAGAACATCTGCTGCGTCGGCGACGACGACCAGTCGATCTATGGCTGGCGTGGCGCCGAGGTCGACAACATCCTGCGCTTCGAGCACGATTTTCCCGGCGCCAAGGTCATTCGCCTGGAGCGCAACTACCGTTCGACCGGGCACATCCTCGCCGCCGCCTCGCATCTGATCACCCATAACGAAGGCCGGCTCGGCAAGACGCTGCACACCGAGGACGTCGAGGGCGAAAAGGTCACCGTCACCGGCGCCTGGGACTCGGAAGAGGAAGCGCGCGGGATCGGCGAGGAGATCGAGGAGCTGCAGCGCAAGGGCGAGCATCTCAACGACGTCGCCATCCTGGTGCGCGCGTCCTACCAGATGCGCGAGTTCGAAGACCGCTTCGTCACGCTCGGCCTGCCCTATCGCGTCATCGGCGGTCCGCGCTTCTACGAACGCGCCGAGATTCGCGATGCGCTGGCTTATCTGCGCGTCATCAACTCGCCGGCCGACGATCTCGCCTTCGAGCGCATCGTCAACGTGCCGAAGCGCGGGCTCGGCGACGCCACCGTGCAGTTGCTGCACGATCACGCCCGCAAGCGCCGCATCCCGCTGTTCGAGGCGGCGCGCGCGGTGGTCGAGACCGACGAGCTCAAGCCGAAGGCGCGCGGTTCGCTGCGCGGACTCATCCTGCAATTCGAACGCTGGCGCGCCCAGCGCGAGGTCACGCCGCACACCGAGCTCGCCGAGATCGTGCTCGACGAGAGCGGCTACACCGAGATGTGGCAGAAGGACCGCTCGGCCGATGCGGCCGGCCGACTCGACAATCTGAAAGAGCTCGTCCGCTCGATGGAGGAGTTCGAGAACCTGCACGGCTTCCTCGAGCACATCTCGCTGGTGATGGACCGCGAGGGCGCGGCCGACGAAGAGGCGGTGTCGCTGATGACGCTGCACTCCGCCAAGGGCCTGGAATTCGACAACGTGTTCCTGCCGGGCTGGGAGGAAGGCCTGTTCCCGAGCCAGCGGACACTCGACGAGCAGGGCCGCGCCGGCCTAGAAGAAGAGCGCCGCCTCGCCCATGTCGGCCTGACGCGCGCGCGGCGGCGCGCCAAGATCTACTTTGCGACCAACCGTCGCATCCACGGCACCTGGACCACGACCATCCCGTCGCGGTTCCTGGACGAGTTGCCGTCCGCGAGCGTCGAGATCACCGAATCCAAGGGCGGCTCCGGCTGGGGCGGCGCCGGCGGCTACGGCCCGTCGCGGTTCGACAATGTCGAGTCGTTCGGATCGAGCTATTCGACGCCCGGCTGGCAGCGCGCCCAGGCGCGCCGTCCCGGCGCCGCGCGCGGTGGCTCGGAAGGCGGCTTCAAGGAGGAGCCATCTCCGTTCTCAGGGCACGATCCGTTCGGCGGTACCTTCGGCCGCAACAAGCGCGGGCCGATGACGATCGAGGGCGAGCTCGTGGCGAAATCCACCGGCACCACGTCGGAGTTCGCGCCTGATGATCGCGTGTTTCACCAGAAGTTCGGCTATGGCCACGTCATCAAGGTCGACGGCAACAAGCTGACCATCGCCTTCGACAAGGCCGGCGAGAAGCACGTCGTCGACAGTTTCGTGCAGCGGGCGTGACCTCACGGCCGCGCGCCGCCGTGGCGCTCGCCCGGCAAAAACGTCACCCGTCATCGAACTTCACAGGTCGCCTTGGTTAGGCCTTGACCGTGGCGGCTCGCGTCGTATGAGATGCGAGCATGGTCCGGGGATACAATCTGCTCATTATTGCGATCGCGCTCAGCGTGCCGTCGTTTGCGACGGCGCAGACGATGAGCTTTGGCGACTCCGCGGGGCTGATCGCATCGAGCTGCGGCGCCGACATCACCGCCAATTGCCGCGGCGTCAATCTGGACTCCAATCGTCTGAAGGAATGTCTGTCGCGCAACCAGGACGTCGTGTCCCCGCAATGCAAGGCGACCTATTTCAAGGCGTTCGAGGCGATCCAGAAGCGGATCTCGGCGCGCGTGACCGTGGCGAACGCCTGCCAGCGCGAGATCGTCAAGCTGTGCGGCGGCTCGACCAAGGAGACCAGCAAATCGATCCCCTGCCTGCTGACCACCAATGGCGTCAGCGCGCGGTGCCAGCAGTCGCTCGGCGAGGCGGGGTATCGCTGATGCGGACGTCGACATCAGTGCTGGGACTGATCGCCGCGTCGCTGCTGCTCTCGAGCGCGCCTACGCGCGCGCAAGAGGTGACGCGCGAGGACATCGTGCGCCAGCTCAGCCGGTTCGAGACTGCGCC is from Bradyrhizobium sp. ORS 285 and encodes:
- a CDS encoding DUF1328 domain-containing protein, which translates into the protein MLGWVVTFLVIALIAGILGFGGIAGASIEIAKIIFFIAIVLFLVSAVVGLARGRSRV
- a CDS encoding ATP-dependent helicase; amino-acid sequence: MTEPNRVSRFPAPDHQPAPGGIAARARAAASGGARYLAGLNPEQREAVETLDGPVLVLAGAGTGKTRVLTTRIAHILSMGRARPSEILSVTFTNKAAREMKTRLAEMLGQAVEGMPWLGTFHSISGRILRSHAELVQLKSNFTVLDVDDQIRLLKQLLQAENIDDKRWPARMLAGLIDGWKNRGLAPSQVPSGEAAVFGNGKGGKLYASYQERLKILNAADFGDLLLESIRLFRENPDVLRQYQSRFKFILVDEYQDTNVAQYLWLRLLSQAPSGSSLPGSTRQSITSSEEDGSPGLDAARRPGDDDRSVTVSGAPPKNICCVGDDDQSIYGWRGAEVDNILRFEHDFPGAKVIRLERNYRSTGHILAAASHLITHNEGRLGKTLHTEDVEGEKVTVTGAWDSEEEARGIGEEIEELQRKGEHLNDVAILVRASYQMREFEDRFVTLGLPYRVIGGPRFYERAEIRDALAYLRVINSPADDLAFERIVNVPKRGLGDATVQLLHDHARKRRIPLFEAARAVVETDELKPKARGSLRGLILQFERWRAQREVTPHTELAEIVLDESGYTEMWQKDRSADAAGRLDNLKELVRSMEEFENLHGFLEHISLVMDREGAADEEAVSLMTLHSAKGLEFDNVFLPGWEEGLFPSQRTLDEQGRAGLEEERRLAHVGLTRARRRAKIYFATNRRIHGTWTTTIPSRFLDELPSASVEITESKGGSGWGGAGGYGPSRFDNVESFGSSYSTPGWQRAQARRPGAARGGSEGGFKEEPSPFSGHDPFGGTFGRNKRGPMTIEGELVAKSTGTTSEFAPDDRVFHQKFGYGHVIKVDGNKLTIAFDKAGEKHVVDSFVQRA